One window of the Nocardia terpenica genome contains the following:
- the fabG gene encoding 3-oxoacyl-ACP reductase FabG — protein MTTERPLAIVTGGARGIGAACAVRLAADGYDIAFCHRNPGTAAEAVETECAERGAAVFRAVCDIADAAAVDDFVRAAQQRFGDPAVLVAAAGITRDGLLIRATEDDWDRVLRTNLSGVRHICKAVVPGMMRRRAGSIVTLSSVAGLTAALGQSNYAATKAGIIGFGKALSAEVARFGVRVNAVAPGFIETEMTEALGPEALREARKTIPMRRFGAPREVAALVSFLASEEASYITGHTFCVDGGLAA, from the coding sequence GTGACAACCGAACGACCGCTGGCCATCGTGACCGGCGGCGCCCGCGGCATCGGCGCGGCCTGCGCGGTCCGGCTCGCCGCCGACGGCTACGACATCGCGTTCTGCCACCGCAATCCGGGTACCGCCGCCGAGGCGGTGGAAACCGAATGCGCCGAACGGGGCGCCGCGGTTTTCCGCGCGGTCTGCGATATCGCCGACGCCGCGGCCGTCGACGACTTCGTCCGGGCGGCCCAGCAGCGCTTCGGCGATCCGGCGGTGCTGGTCGCCGCGGCCGGAATCACCCGCGACGGCCTGCTGATCCGGGCGACCGAGGACGACTGGGACCGGGTGCTGCGGACGAATCTGTCCGGCGTGCGGCACATCTGCAAGGCGGTCGTGCCCGGCATGATGCGCCGCCGCGCGGGGTCCATCGTCACCCTGTCCTCGGTCGCGGGCCTGACCGCCGCCCTGGGACAGAGCAATTACGCGGCGACCAAGGCGGGCATCATCGGATTCGGCAAGGCGCTCTCGGCCGAGGTCGCGCGATTCGGCGTCCGCGTGAATGCCGTCGCGCCCGGTTTCATCGAGACCGAGATGACCGAGGCGCTGGGCCCGGAGGCGCTGCGCGAGGCACGCAAAACGATTCCGATGCGGCGATTCGGCGCGCCGCGGGAAGTTGCCGCCCTCGTCTCCTTCCTCGCCTCGGAGGAGGCGAGTTACATTACGGGCCATACGTTTTGCGTCGACGGCGGTTTGGCGGCCTGA
- the rplO gene encoding 50S ribosomal protein L15, whose product MTIKLHHLRPAPGSKTEKTRVGRGEGSKGKTAGRGTKGTKARKNVPARFEGGQMPLQMRLPKLRGFKSPFRVEYQVVNVGDIARLFPQGGTVGKAELVAVGAVRKNELVKVLGEGEIGVAVQVSADKFSGSAKEKITAAGGTATELG is encoded by the coding sequence ATGACCATCAAGTTGCATCACCTGCGTCCCGCCCCTGGCTCCAAGACCGAGAAGACCCGCGTGGGTCGCGGTGAGGGCTCCAAGGGCAAGACGGCGGGCCGCGGTACCAAGGGTACGAAGGCTCGCAAGAATGTCCCGGCCCGCTTCGAGGGTGGCCAGATGCCGCTGCAGATGCGGCTTCCCAAGCTGCGCGGCTTCAAGAGCCCCTTCCGGGTCGAGTACCAGGTCGTGAACGTCGGCGACATCGCCCGGCTGTTCCCGCAGGGCGGCACGGTCGGCAAGGCCGAGCTGGTCGCGGTCGGCGCGGTGCGCAAGAACGAGCTGGTGAAGGTGCTCGGCGAGGGCGAAATCGGTGTGGCCGTTCAGGTTAGCGCCGACAAGTTCTCCGGCTCCGCCAAGGAGAAGATCACCGCCGCCGGTGGCACCGCCACCGAGCTGGGCTGA
- the rplE gene encoding 50S ribosomal protein L5 — translation MTTSEKIQPRLKLRYRAEIKDALNKEFNYANVMQIPGVVKVVVNMGVGDAARDAKLINGAVADLALITGQKPEIRKARKSIAQFKLREGMPIGARVTLRGDRMWEFLDRLVSIALPRIRDFRGLSPKQFDGNGNFTFGLSEQSMFHEIDVDKIDRPRGMDITVVTTATNDEEGRALLRHLGFPFKEN, via the coding sequence ATGACCACCTCCGAGAAGATCCAGCCCCGGCTGAAGCTCCGCTACCGCGCGGAGATCAAGGACGCGCTGAACAAGGAATTCAACTACGCCAACGTGATGCAGATCCCGGGCGTGGTGAAGGTCGTCGTGAACATGGGTGTCGGCGACGCCGCCCGCGACGCCAAGCTGATCAACGGTGCCGTGGCCGACCTGGCCCTGATCACCGGCCAGAAGCCGGAGATCCGCAAGGCCCGCAAGTCGATCGCGCAGTTCAAGCTGCGTGAGGGCATGCCGATCGGCGCCCGCGTCACCCTGCGTGGCGACCGCATGTGGGAGTTCCTGGACCGCCTGGTGTCCATCGCCCTCCCGCGTATCCGCGACTTCCGCGGCCTGTCGCCGAAGCAGTTCGACGGCAACGGCAACTTCACGTTCGGCCTCTCGGAGCAGTCGATGTTCCACGAGATCGACGTGGACAAGATCGACCGCCCCCGCGGTATGGACATCACCGTCGTGACCACGGCGACCAACGACGAAGAGGGCCGTGCCCTGCTGCGTCACCTCGGCTTCCCGTTCAAGGAGAACTGA
- the rplR gene encoding 50S ribosomal protein L18: MAQTETQKAARKPLGKDASTRRRVSKARRHFRLRKKVLGTPERPRLVVFRSARHLHAQLVDDSVGKTVAAASSIEADVRALEGDKTAKGRKVGELLAARAKAAGVEAVVFDRGGHDYHGRIAALADAAREGGLKF, from the coding sequence ATGGCACAAACCGAAACTCAGAAGGCCGCGCGCAAGCCGCTCGGCAAGGATGCGTCGACTCGGCGTCGTGTTTCCAAGGCGCGCCGGCACTTCCGTCTGCGCAAGAAGGTCCTCGGCACCCCCGAGCGTCCGCGCCTGGTCGTGTTCCGCTCCGCGCGGCACCTGCACGCCCAGCTGGTCGACGACTCGGTCGGCAAGACCGTCGCCGCCGCCTCCTCGATCGAGGCGGACGTGCGTGCCCTCGAGGGCGACAAGACCGCCAAGGGCCGCAAGGTCGGCGAGCTGCTCGCCGCCCGCGCCAAGGCCGCCGGTGTGGAGGCCGTGGTGTTCGACCGCGGTGGCCACGACTACCACGGCCGCATCGCCGCCCTGGCGGACGCCGCTCGGGAAGGCGGGTTGAAGTTCTGA
- a CDS encoding M13 family metallopeptidase: protein MTSSGRPIRINRRSLLIALGAVPVVTALASCSTEQPAKKPPTGPDLSGVDPAVRPQDDLYRHLNGKWLADYQLPPDKTGYSTFDEVSDRIEGQLREIVEGIHNPKDGTPEQQIRDLYDARMDTDTIEKLGMSPLQDLFDQIDKAPAKPDLAKVMGALPIGGLIGMGVGVDQKNSNAYLPYLSQSGIGLSEQYYRKPEYADKLAAYHTYLEKIATGAGFPDPVGMAQRVFDLEKRIAAGFWDNVRTRDDDATYNLKSWSELPALAPGFDWDPWLAGNTDRPKNLFDKVVVSEPSFVTAAAQLWGEVDIAQWREYLKIAVVRQFAKYLKKDIADANFEFFGKVMNGTQQQPEQWKSAITTVDQFAGDQLGKLYVAKHFPPDAKDRAKALVEDLMAAYRENFTNSSWMSPPTREAAIAKLNKITVKIGYPDKWIDYSSVKITRGKLIESLRAVTAFENKRGMNKLGTPVDKTEWGMTPQTVNAYYESSSNSINFPAAILQPPFFDKDAEPAVNYGAIGAVIGHEIGHGFDDQGSKYDGDGNRRDWWTPQDKAAFDAKTKQLIAQYNVLVPAGLDPSQHVNGELTVGENLADLRGLMIALAAFRLLEKRNGRDNPDYTDMFWSWARNWRNKQTRQYTESLLTNDVHSPGEFRCNQVVRNLPEFYSTFGVKDSDKLFLPQDQRVSL from the coding sequence GTGACATCGTCCGGTCGTCCGATTCGTATCAATCGCCGCTCGCTGCTGATCGCGCTGGGCGCGGTGCCCGTGGTGACCGCGCTGGCCTCGTGCAGTACGGAGCAGCCCGCGAAGAAACCGCCGACCGGGCCCGATCTGTCCGGCGTCGATCCCGCGGTCCGGCCGCAGGACGACCTGTACCGGCACCTCAACGGCAAGTGGCTCGCCGACTACCAGCTGCCCCCGGACAAGACGGGCTACAGCACGTTCGACGAGGTCAGCGACCGGATCGAGGGTCAGCTGCGGGAGATCGTGGAGGGCATCCACAACCCGAAGGACGGGACGCCCGAGCAGCAGATCCGCGACCTGTACGACGCCCGGATGGACACCGACACCATCGAGAAGCTGGGCATGTCGCCGCTGCAGGACCTGTTCGATCAGATCGATAAGGCGCCCGCCAAGCCGGATCTGGCGAAGGTGATGGGCGCGCTGCCGATCGGCGGCCTGATCGGCATGGGCGTCGGGGTCGATCAGAAGAACTCCAACGCCTACCTGCCCTATCTCTCGCAGTCCGGTATCGGGCTGAGCGAGCAGTACTACCGCAAGCCCGAGTACGCCGACAAGCTCGCCGCGTATCACACCTACCTGGAGAAGATCGCGACCGGCGCGGGGTTCCCGGATCCGGTCGGGATGGCGCAGCGGGTGTTCGATCTGGAGAAGCGGATCGCCGCCGGGTTCTGGGACAACGTGCGGACCCGCGACGACGACGCCACCTACAACCTGAAGTCCTGGAGCGAGCTGCCCGCTCTGGCGCCGGGGTTCGACTGGGATCCGTGGCTGGCCGGTAATACCGATCGGCCGAAGAACCTGTTCGACAAGGTGGTGGTGAGCGAGCCGTCGTTCGTCACCGCGGCCGCGCAGCTGTGGGGCGAGGTGGATATCGCGCAGTGGCGCGAGTACCTGAAGATCGCCGTGGTGCGGCAGTTCGCCAAGTATCTGAAGAAGGACATCGCCGACGCGAACTTCGAGTTCTTCGGCAAGGTGATGAACGGCACCCAGCAGCAGCCCGAGCAGTGGAAGTCGGCGATCACCACGGTCGATCAGTTCGCGGGCGATCAGCTCGGAAAGCTGTACGTGGCCAAGCACTTTCCGCCGGACGCCAAGGATCGCGCCAAGGCGCTGGTCGAGGATCTCATGGCCGCCTATCGCGAGAACTTCACCAATTCCAGCTGGATGTCGCCGCCCACCCGGGAGGCGGCCATCGCCAAGCTGAACAAGATCACCGTGAAGATCGGCTACCCGGACAAGTGGATCGACTACTCGTCGGTCAAGATCACGCGCGGCAAGCTGATCGAATCCCTGCGCGCGGTCACGGCTTTCGAGAACAAGCGCGGGATGAACAAGCTGGGCACCCCGGTCGACAAGACCGAGTGGGGCATGACGCCGCAGACGGTCAACGCCTACTACGAGTCCAGCTCCAACTCGATCAACTTCCCGGCCGCGATCCTGCAGCCGCCGTTCTTCGACAAGGACGCCGAGCCCGCGGTGAACTACGGGGCCATCGGCGCGGTGATCGGGCACGAGATCGGGCACGGCTTCGACGATCAGGGCTCCAAGTACGACGGCGACGGCAATCGCCGCGACTGGTGGACCCCGCAGGACAAGGCGGCCTTCGACGCCAAGACCAAGCAGCTCATCGCCCAGTACAACGTGCTGGTCCCGGCGGGGCTGGATCCGAGCCAGCACGTCAACGGCGAGCTCACCGTGGGCGAGAACCTGGCCGACCTGCGCGGCCTGATGATCGCCCTGGCCGCCTTCCGCCTGCTCGAGAAGCGCAACGGCCGCGACAACCCGGACTACACCGATATGTTCTGGTCCTGGGCCCGCAACTGGCGCAACAAGCAGACCCGGCAGTACACCGAGTCGCTGCTGACCAACGATGTCCACTCCCCCGGCGAATTCCGCTGCAACCAGGTGGTCCGCAACCTCCCCGAGTTCTACTCGACCTTCGGGGTGAAGGATTCCGACAAACTGTTCCTGCCCCAGGACCAGCGCGTCTCGCTCTGA
- the rpsE gene encoding 30S ribosomal protein S5: protein MPGRQRHGGNGPAGQNGSNDGGRGERRGRRDDRREQSQAEKNQLERVVAINRVSKVVKGGRRFSFTALVIVGDGNGLVGVGYGKAKEVPAAIQKGVEEARKGFFRVPMIGSTITHPVQGEAAAGVVMLRPASPGTGVIAGGAARAVLECAGIHDILAKSLGSDNAINVVHATVAALKMLQRPEEVAARRGLPIEDVAPAGMLRARAGQGV from the coding sequence ATGCCGGGACGTCAGCGCCACGGCGGAAACGGACCCGCCGGACAGAACGGAAGCAACGACGGCGGTCGCGGGGAGCGTCGCGGTCGCCGCGACGATCGTCGCGAGCAGAGCCAGGCCGAGAAGAACCAGCTCGAGCGGGTCGTCGCCATCAACCGCGTGTCCAAGGTCGTCAAGGGTGGTCGGCGCTTCAGCTTCACCGCCCTGGTGATCGTGGGCGACGGCAACGGCCTGGTCGGCGTCGGTTACGGCAAGGCCAAGGAAGTTCCCGCGGCCATCCAGAAGGGTGTCGAGGAGGCGCGCAAGGGCTTCTTCCGCGTCCCGATGATCGGCAGCACCATCACCCACCCGGTGCAGGGCGAGGCGGCGGCCGGTGTGGTCATGCTGCGCCCGGCCTCCCCGGGTACCGGTGTGATCGCCGGTGGCGCCGCGCGCGCCGTGCTGGAGTGCGCGGGCATCCACGACATCCTGGCCAAGTCGCTCGGTAGCGACAACGCGATCAACGTCGTGCACGCGACGGTTGCGGCCCTCAAGATGCTGCAGCGTCCGGAGGAGGTGGCCGCTCGCCGCGGTCTGCCGATCGAGGACGTTGCCCCGGCGGGCATGCTGCGTGCACGTGCCGGACAGGGAGTCTGA
- a CDS encoding AMP-binding protein has protein sequence MADGVDGGPVIRCGGRVRAQAEAQRRAGRVAAALAEQGAGRGVRIAVMLRNDIEFLEVSLAVAATGANPVPVNTGWQAPEVAHLLADSGARVVVAHTEFVAVVERALELAASTATVVEVEMPDARPTGRHPLLDQWIAAHPEPLAHVEGAIADSMGLIYTSGTTGRPKGVVRQKMTPEQLLSSAGAMAKRMGLLPGGEMLVAGPLYHTSPNTVAVLALRMGANITIMPKFDPEGFLRAVHTHRITQVKVVPTMLSRLLSLPAEVRARYDVGSLTHVIHSSAPCPPAVKRAAIEWFGEALIEFYGCTEAGAITWIAASEWLSHPGSVGRPVDGSGVVVADDDGNALPPGDIGRVYVRGAEYWPASGYLNVEEKPGPVPGFLAVGDNGYLDSDGYLYLTGRSSEIIIRGGVNIYPAEIENAIMALPGVEDVAVFGIPNADLGETVAAHIVPRPDADLSPDGIRAALKDQLARIKVPATIEITPALPRDDAGKIRKRLLRARYPDGLTAPPR, from the coding sequence ATGGCTGATGGGGTGGATGGTGGGCCGGTGATCCGGTGCGGGGGACGGGTGCGGGCGCAGGCCGAGGCGCAGCGGCGGGCCGGGCGGGTGGCGGCGGCGCTGGCGGAGCAGGGCGCGGGTCGCGGCGTGCGGATTGCCGTCATGCTCCGCAACGACATCGAATTCCTCGAGGTGTCGCTGGCGGTCGCGGCGACGGGAGCCAATCCGGTGCCGGTCAATACCGGCTGGCAGGCGCCCGAGGTGGCGCACCTGCTCGCCGACAGCGGGGCCCGCGTGGTCGTCGCGCACACCGAATTCGTCGCCGTCGTGGAACGCGCGCTGGAACTCGCCGCCTCGACCGCCACGGTCGTGGAGGTCGAGATGCCCGACGCGCGCCCCACCGGCCGCCACCCGCTGCTGGACCAGTGGATCGCCGCGCACCCCGAGCCGCTCGCCCACGTCGAGGGCGCCATCGCCGACTCCATGGGCCTGATCTACACCTCCGGCACCACGGGCCGCCCCAAAGGCGTTGTGCGCCAGAAGATGACGCCGGAGCAACTGCTGTCCTCGGCCGGGGCCATGGCGAAGCGGATGGGCCTGCTGCCCGGCGGCGAGATGCTGGTGGCGGGCCCGCTCTATCACACCAGCCCCAATACGGTGGCGGTGCTCGCGCTGCGCATGGGCGCCAACATCACGATCATGCCGAAGTTCGACCCCGAAGGCTTCCTGCGCGCCGTGCACACCCACCGCATCACCCAGGTCAAGGTGGTGCCGACCATGCTGTCGCGGCTGCTGTCGCTGCCCGCCGAGGTCCGCGCCCGCTACGACGTCGGCAGCCTCACCCACGTGATCCACTCGTCCGCGCCCTGCCCCCCGGCGGTGAAGCGCGCCGCCATCGAGTGGTTCGGCGAGGCGCTCATCGAGTTCTACGGCTGCACCGAGGCGGGCGCGATCACCTGGATCGCCGCCTCCGAGTGGCTGTCGCACCCCGGCAGCGTCGGCCGCCCGGTCGACGGCTCCGGCGTGGTCGTCGCCGACGACGACGGAAACGCGCTGCCGCCCGGCGACATCGGCCGCGTGTACGTCCGGGGCGCGGAGTACTGGCCCGCCTCCGGCTATCTGAATGTGGAAGAAAAGCCCGGTCCCGTACCGGGTTTCCTTGCCGTCGGCGACAACGGCTACCTCGACTCCGACGGCTACCTGTACCTCACCGGCCGCTCGTCGGAAATCATCATCCGCGGCGGCGTCAATATCTATCCGGCCGAGATCGAGAACGCGATCATGGCCCTGCCCGGCGTCGAGGACGTCGCCGTCTTCGGCATCCCGAACGCCGATCTCGGCGAAACCGTTGCCGCACACATAGTCCCGCGCCCCGACGCCGACCTGTCACCGGACGGCATCCGTGCCGCCCTGAAGGACCAGCTGGCCCGCATCAAGGTGCCCGCCACAATCGAGATCACCCCCGCCCTCCCACGCGACGACGCGGGCAAGATCCGCAAGCGCCTGCTGCGCGCCCGCTACCCGGACGGGCTCACAGCCCCGCCTCGATAG
- a CDS encoding Uma2 family endonuclease: MSVAHDHAFGPYTVYDLDALPDEGKGYELADGWLIPLSPSPRHDLAADILRDRFRAAARAAEVKVFVQAPMDISTPAGVRKPDVGVIDRDAARAAHEANARTYYGRDVLLVAEVVSRRSGSEQVDRVDKLHDYAHAGIPQYWIIDLEPHPRIEAYTLVDGEYGSPTVVHAGRTLRSDTPFPLALDPAELLDLDSAL; this comes from the coding sequence GTGAGTGTTGCCCACGACCACGCCTTCGGGCCGTACACGGTCTACGACCTGGATGCCCTGCCGGACGAAGGCAAGGGGTACGAGCTCGCGGATGGGTGGCTGATCCCCTTGTCCCCGAGCCCACGGCACGACCTGGCCGCCGACATACTTCGCGACCGATTCCGTGCCGCAGCCCGCGCCGCCGAGGTCAAGGTCTTCGTACAGGCTCCGATGGACATCTCGACACCGGCCGGGGTTCGCAAGCCCGACGTGGGCGTGATCGATCGCGACGCGGCACGGGCCGCGCACGAGGCCAATGCGCGCACTTATTACGGGCGTGACGTCCTGCTCGTCGCCGAGGTCGTTTCGCGGCGCAGCGGCAGCGAGCAGGTCGACCGGGTCGACAAGCTGCACGACTATGCGCATGCGGGTATTCCGCAGTACTGGATTATCGACCTCGAACCCCACCCGCGTATCGAGGCGTACACCTTGGTCGACGGCGAATACGGTTCTCCCACAGTTGTTCACGCTGGCCGCACCCTGCGGTCGGATACCCCCTTCCCGCTGGCGCTGGATCCTGCGGAACTGCTGGACCTCGACAGTGCCCTCTAG
- the rplN gene encoding 50S ribosomal protein L14: protein MIQQESRLRVADNTGAKEILCIRVLGGSSRRYAGIGDVIVATVKDAIPGGNVKKGDVVKAVVVRTTKERRRPDGSYIRFDENAAVLIKADNDPRGTRIFGPVGRELRDKRFMKIVSLAPEVL from the coding sequence GTGATTCAGCAGGAGTCGCGACTGCGCGTCGCCGACAACACGGGTGCCAAGGAGATCCTCTGCATCCGCGTGCTCGGCGGGTCGTCGCGTCGCTATGCCGGTATCGGCGACGTCATCGTCGCCACCGTGAAGGACGCCATCCCCGGCGGAAACGTCAAGAAGGGTGATGTCGTCAAGGCCGTCGTCGTGCGCACCACCAAGGAGCGCCGCCGTCCGGACGGCTCGTACATCCGTTTCGACGAGAACGCCGCGGTGCTGATCAAGGCGGACAACGATCCGCGCGGCACCCGCATCTTCGGCCCCGTCGGCCGCGAGCTGCGTGACAAGCGGTTCATGAAGATCGTTTCGCTGGCCCCGGAGGTGCTCTGA
- the rplF gene encoding 50S ribosomal protein L6, giving the protein MSRIGKKPVPVPAGVEVTIDGQNITVKGAKGTLSHVVAEPITVTKAESGELEVVRPNDERQNRSLHGLTRTLVNNMIIGVTQGYEKKMEIFGVGYRVQAKGSNLEFALGYSHPVPIEAPEGITFAVESPTKFSVSGIDKQKVGQIAAVIHGLRKPDPYKGKGIRYAGEVVRRKVGKTGK; this is encoded by the coding sequence ATGTCGCGTATCGGTAAGAAGCCGGTCCCGGTTCCCGCCGGCGTCGAGGTGACCATCGACGGCCAGAACATCACGGTGAAGGGCGCCAAGGGCACCCTGTCGCACGTGGTCGCCGAGCCGATCACCGTCACCAAGGCCGAATCCGGTGAGCTGGAGGTGGTCCGTCCCAACGACGAGCGCCAGAACCGCTCGCTGCACGGCCTGACCCGCACCCTGGTCAACAACATGATCATCGGTGTGACGCAGGGCTACGAGAAGAAGATGGAGATCTTCGGCGTCGGTTACCGCGTGCAGGCCAAGGGCTCGAACCTGGAGTTCGCCCTGGGCTACAGCCACCCGGTGCCGATCGAGGCTCCCGAGGGCATCACCTTCGCGGTGGAATCGCCCACGAAGTTCTCCGTGTCCGGCATCGACAAGCAGAAGGTCGGCCAGATCGCCGCGGTGATCCACGGCCTGCGCAAGCCCGACCCGTACAAGGGCAAGGGCATCCGCTACGCCGGTGAGGTCGTTCGCCGCAAGGTCGGAAAGACGGGTAAGTAA
- the rpsH gene encoding 30S ribosomal protein S8 — protein sequence MTMTDPIADFLTRLRNANSAYHDQVKAPHSKLKANIAEILKREGYIADYRTEEAPVGKTLIVDLKYGPSRERSLQGVRRVSKPGLRVYAKSTNLPKVLGGLGVAIISTSTGLLTDRQAKQQGVGGEVLAYVW from the coding sequence ATGACCATGACCGATCCGATCGCAGACTTTCTGACCCGTCTGCGCAACGCCAACTCGGCGTACCACGATCAGGTGAAGGCGCCGCACTCGAAGCTCAAGGCGAATATCGCCGAGATCCTCAAGCGCGAGGGTTACATCGCCGACTACCGGACCGAAGAGGCGCCGGTGGGCAAGACCCTGATCGTCGACCTGAAGTACGGCCCCAGCCGTGAGCGCAGCCTGCAGGGCGTGCGCCGCGTCTCGAAGCCCGGTCTGCGCGTGTACGCGAAGTCCACCAACCTGCCCAAGGTCCTGGGTGGCCTCGGCGTGGCGATCATCTCCACGTCGACCGGTCTGCTCACCGATCGTCAGGCCAAGCAGCAAGGCGTGGGCGGCGAAGTCCTCGCCTACGTCTGGTAA
- a CDS encoding type Z 30S ribosomal protein S14 — protein sequence MAKKALINKANAKPKFAVRAYTRCQRCGRPHAVYRKFGLCRVCLREMAHRGELPGVHKSSW from the coding sequence ATGGCCAAGAAAGCTTTGATCAACAAGGCGAACGCGAAGCCGAAGTTCGCCGTCCGCGCCTACACCCGCTGCCAGCGCTGCGGCCGCCCGCACGCGGTCTACCGCAAGTTCGGCCTGTGCCGCGTGTGCCTGCGCGAAATGGCCCACCGAGGCGAACTCCCGGGCGTACACAAGTCCAGCTGGTAA
- the rplX gene encoding 50S ribosomal protein L24, whose amino-acid sequence MKVHKGDTVIVISGKDKGAKGKVIQAYPKDNRVLVEGVNRIKKHVANSANQRGASSGGIVTQEAPIHVSNVMVVDSDGKPTRVGYRTDENGKRVRISRRNGKDI is encoded by the coding sequence ATGAAGGTGCACAAGGGCGATACCGTGATCGTGATCTCGGGTAAGGACAAGGGCGCCAAGGGCAAGGTCATCCAGGCCTACCCGAAGGACAACCGGGTCCTGGTCGAGGGCGTGAACCGGATCAAGAAGCACGTCGCGAACTCCGCGAACCAGCGCGGCGCCAGCTCGGGCGGCATCGTGACCCAGGAGGCGCCCATCCACGTCTCGAACGTGATGGTTGTCGACTCCGACGGCAAGCCGACCCGCGTGGGTTACCGCACCGACGAGAACGGCAAGCGGGTGCGTATCTCCCGTCGCAACGGGAAGGACATCTGA
- a CDS encoding class I SAM-dependent methyltransferase, protein MTDVDAYPRIMLIPSVGEYPIYDEKLYSVMTADTIRVEAFERAVRRHAPGRTVLDIGTGADANWALVAAEAGATRVWAVEALPEAAEKARALVAERGFDHIITVLTGTSREIDLPERVDVCVSETIGTIASSEGICAVFDDAARRLVRESGVFIPHRAETTAVPFDFDAVLAGADPTLMDEYAPYVERVFAAVGKSFDLRLCWTEIPPEGRLATPAVVEDIRFGGAAHEFGTTATPMRITRPGRFTGIALGIRLWVSPDDPAPIDSLDQQTSWLPLFVPADSDTPRTVTPGDEFTLTFGAQPGPDGIHPDYTLSARFTDADHNEITWAAPHHGSGNLGDNPFYRRVFPGAR, encoded by the coding sequence GTGACCGATGTGGACGCCTATCCGCGCATCATGCTGATTCCGTCGGTCGGTGAATATCCGATCTACGACGAGAAGCTGTATTCCGTGATGACCGCGGACACCATTCGAGTGGAGGCATTCGAGCGGGCCGTTCGTCGGCACGCACCCGGCAGGACGGTTCTCGATATCGGCACCGGCGCGGATGCCAACTGGGCGCTGGTCGCCGCCGAGGCGGGCGCCACCCGGGTGTGGGCCGTGGAGGCGCTGCCCGAGGCGGCCGAGAAGGCGCGGGCGCTCGTCGCCGAACGCGGCTTCGACCACATCATCACCGTGCTCACCGGAACCTCCCGCGAGATCGACCTGCCCGAGCGCGTGGACGTCTGCGTCTCCGAGACCATCGGGACCATCGCGAGCTCCGAGGGCATCTGTGCCGTCTTCGACGACGCCGCGCGGCGGCTGGTCCGCGAATCGGGCGTCTTCATCCCGCACCGCGCCGAAACCACCGCCGTCCCTTTCGATTTCGACGCCGTCCTCGCGGGCGCCGACCCCACACTGATGGACGAGTACGCCCCCTATGTGGAGCGCGTCTTCGCCGCGGTGGGCAAGAGCTTCGATCTTCGACTGTGCTGGACCGAGATTCCTCCGGAGGGCCGCCTGGCGACCCCCGCCGTGGTCGAAGACATCCGATTCGGCGGCGCGGCACACGAATTCGGCACCACCGCAACCCCCATGCGAATCACCCGCCCCGGCCGCTTCACCGGCATCGCCCTCGGCATCCGCCTCTGGGTCTCCCCGGACGACCCCGCCCCCATCGACTCCCTCGACCAGCAAACCTCCTGGCTTCCACTGTTCGTCCCCGCCGATTCCGACACCCCGCGCACCGTGACCCCCGGCGACGAATTCACCCTCACCTTCGGCGCGCAACCGGGCCCGGACGGAATTCACCCCGACTACACCCTCTCGGCCCGTTTCACCGACGCCGACCACAATGAAATCACCTGGGCCGCACCGCATCACGGCTCCGGCAACCTCGGCGACAACCCGTTCTACCGCCGGGTGTTCCCCGGCGCCCGCTGA
- the rpmD gene encoding 50S ribosomal protein L30, translated as MAQLKVTQIKSTIGAKKNQRESLRTLGLRGIRQTVTREDNPQNRGLINVVRHLVTVEEVNA; from the coding sequence ATGGCACAGCTGAAGGTGACTCAGATCAAGTCCACGATCGGCGCCAAGAAGAATCAGCGGGAGTCGCTTCGCACCCTCGGCCTGCGCGGAATCCGCCAGACCGTGACGCGCGAGGACAACCCCCAGAACCGCGGGCTGATCAACGTCGTGCGCCACCTCGTTACCGTTGAGGAGGTCAACGCATGA